The genomic interval GGGCGTGGGATTTAAGCGGGTTAGAAGCACCAAACTCGTAACAGTGGAGTGCTTCGAACTGGGTGAGGATTATTACCTATCAACTATGCTACCCCAATTTATTAAGAAAAATTAACTTGTGCCATAGAAGTGTGTCACTTCTTGAATAGATATTTACAATCAAAAGCTTTTAAATCAGGTCGATTTAGGAGGGAAATCTTACCTATCATAGGATTTGCGGTGCAAAACCTATGGCAAGCGATCGCCTCCTGTTATGACTTTTTCTATGGTTTTGTTGCGAAACCCTGAAAGATGGTTCCTTTCCGCTACAGTAATGAGTTGGATTGTATGCTTCAGTCGCCACTCGCCATGCCAAAGTTTCGGGATATAGTCGCCTGGCAGCAAGCAGAGATTTTGATGCAGCCTGCTTTTATTCGGCTGATTGACAATATTCGGAAGCAGCTTGAAGAGTCCGTTTGGACAGGTACATACGAAGATATTGAGGTCTGGGCTGAGGGAATTAGCGACGAGACAAAATTTAGGGTGAAACAACTTCAAGCAGAACTTGAAAATGCACCTCCTGATCAAGCCCCAGAAATTGAAGCGGCTTTAGCCCATTTGCCTGCTCCTTACCCAGGCTACCAACTCCGTCTGGAGCATCAAGGTCACCAGGTGACTTTTGAAGTATGGAGCCTGTGCTACCAAATTTGTTTTCAGGATTACGACACTGCTAGCGGCACCTCGCAATCCTTCAGCCAAGCTGAGTCGCAGGGAGTGACGGTTGACCCCAAACTGTTGGATGCAACCGGCGACATTGACTGGGATTATTTGGATCAGAAAACCCGCCAATTGGTAGAGCAAATTTTCGCGACCCTGCCAAGTTGAGGGGAGTAGGTGGTAGGTGTCAGGGAAAGGATAAAAGATGAAAATTGACATCATCTCCTCACCCCACGCCCCACACCCCACACCCTCCCATACGGTAAGCTGAAAGCCAGAAGCGGATGATTTAGGACTATGGCTGAAAATTTGCGGGATGCTCAGGTACAGGATCAAGCCACGTTTGAACCGGATTTGAACGTGCCAGTAAGTTTTGGCAATGACGACGCTGCACTCAGGGCCGCAAAGGGGGGGGTAGCATTATGCGATCGTTCCCATTGGGGACGGATTCAGGTTTTGGACAGCGATCGCCTCTCCTTCCTGCACAACCAGAGCACCAATGACTTCAACAGTTTGAAACCGGGGCAGGGGTGCGACACGATATTCGTTACCTCAACCGCCCGCCCAATCGACCTGGCAACTGCTTACGTCATGGAAGAGGAAATCCTGGTTCTGATTTCTCCGACCCGTCGCGAGAAAATCATGACCTGGCTCGATCGCTATATTTTCTTTGGGGATAAGGTCAAACTTGAAGATGTCACCGATCAAACGGCGATGTTTAGTCTGATGGGTTCAGAAAGTAAGGCTTTGCTGGAAACATTGGGGATAGCAGGAATTTTTGACCAACCCTATGCCACCCATAAAGAATATAAGCTGGCAGATCAAAATGTGCGGATTGCCGTAGGAAGTGGCCTGACACTACCAGGATATACGCTGATTGTGGGTATAGAAGGGGCAGCAGCCCTCTGGCAAGCTTTAAGGCAGGCGGGAGCAATTCCTTTCGGCGATCGTGTCTGGGAACGCCTTCGAATTGAGCAGGGTCGTCCTGCCCCTGATCGAGAACTTACAGAAGATTACAATGCTGTCGAAGCCTGTCTGTGGCAGGCTATCTCCATTAATAAAGGATGCTATATCGGACAGGAAACGATCGCCCGTCTCGACACCTACAAGGGGGTCAAACAACAAATCTGGGGTATTCACTTAAATGGTGCGATCGATCCCGGCACCATCATCACGCTTGAAGATGACAAGGTTGGTGTTCTGACCAGCCTCACCGAAACCGAGCAAGGAGCATTCGGGCTGGGGTACATCCGCACGAAGGCAGGGGGCGCAGGACTCAAGGTGAAAGTGGGAAATCGGGAAGGGGAAGTGGTAGAAGTTCCCTTTTTGAAGCGAGATCGAGCAGTGGATACGGTTTCAGCCGGATAATTTGTATCGATGTAGAAAATACCTGGCAGCAGCCGTCTTACGGAACCAGAACCCTAATAGAACCAGGGTTGACACCAGGGAAAGCAGGAGAGCAATCCTGAAATAGGGCTGACGCCGGGGGACAATTCCTGTTTCAGGTAGGTCTGGGTCCGCAACTAACTGAATCGGTGGATAGGAACCAAAAATATCTCCCGTACTGGCATCCAAACCCGCCAACCTGGATGAGAAAACGGATTCTTCGATTTTCATGTTTCGGTTCAGCGCATCCAAATATTGGCTATTTTGCGCCATTACATTGAGCCGATTCTCCAAATAGTTTAGTTGCCGATCCAATTCTTGAATCCGGGCAGTCAGCCCTTCCTGCTCCGTTTGATTGGTCACAATTGCCTTAAATAGACTTTCCCGCGCTGTCTCTGTTTGAGCACTACTACCAAGATTCAGTTGGGCCATCGCCGTCGCATCTAAGGCACGTCCCAGTATGGCTTGCGCCCGTGCCTGGAGGGCCTGCTGGATGGCTGCTTGTTTCGCTGTCTCCCGCACAACCAGAGGATGATTGGGTCCAAACTTAACGGATAGATCTGTCAGTTTCGCAGTTGACTCACTGTACTGTTGCAAGTACTGCTGAAACAGAGCATCTGCGCGCAAGGTAAATGCATCCGCAGCCAACCGAGAAGTAACATTCAGGTTTGCAGCTAACTGACGTGCTCGTGTACTGGCATCCTGCTGTTGAGCAGCAATTTCAGCCCTAATTCGGCGCAACGTTTCAATGTTGCTGGCAAGCTGATCGAGTTGATCTTTTGATGCAAGTCCAGCTTTAACCTTATAGTCAGAAAGCCGCAGTTGAGCCGTTTCCAGTTTTTTGCGGGAAATTCGGAGCGCATTTTCAAACCCTGCCTGTTCTTCCTCTGCTTGTTGCAACCGCAACTGCGTCAACCGTTCTTGAAGGGCTTCATGGAGGGCATAGGCTTTTTTCTGCGCTTCTTCCCGGGTTGAGCCGGAAATTGCAAAATTCATCAGTGCGGTTCCCTCAACCAGCTCAACTTGAGGTTTGCCAAATTGATCCGCAGTGATGCCAACTTTGGCAGCCGCAGCTTTGCGAACCGTATCCGTGGTGGCGATGATCTTATAGCTGGTTTTGATATCCGATTCCCGAATTAAGGGAGGTTTTGCCTGGGAAGCAGAAACTCCCTGGGATAAAGCATAATCAGGGTTCCTCCCTTCCTTTCCCAGCAGCAACACCGACCATTGACTGGTGTAGACCTGAGGGGAATCTTTGAGCAGAAAAAGGGTGATTCCCCAAATTAGAGCATTGATGGCAATTCCCACAGATAAATACCGCAATCCGCGTTGCCGATCGGCTGAGGATGCTAAGGCTGCTGGCGAAATGGGAGGAAACTCATTCGTCATTCCTGAAACAACCTCGGAATCAAGGAGAAGGGAAAAATAATGCTCCCGATGATGCTGAGAACCTTAGAAATATTTGTGACAGTTGAATCGTAACAAACCACACCGTCCTGTGGCATGAGAAAGGGATTCTCATTTTCATTCCGGGTACGTTTTAGCAGGTCCTCTACCGGACGGTCAATCACACTGGTTTGCCCGGTCAAACGATCGGTGCGAACCAGAACTGCCTTACGCTTCGCATTTACCCGTGCCCCACCCGCACAACCTGCGGCAATGACTGCCTGCGAAAAACGGGTGCCGTACTCCAATTGAACGATCTGTCCTCCCTTTCCCAGATTGGGCGTTGTGGGAACGGTCAAATTAGAGAGATAGATAGGAATTTCAGAGGGGGTGAGCTGAGAAGGGCGAACTAGCTCATTTTGAGGAATGGTCACCGCCGGAACAAAGACCCGATCGCCCGCAACTAAGGGCATATCTGGAACAGGCTGCCCCGTAAAAGTTCCAGAAAGGTCAAAGGTTTTTACCTGTTTACCCCGAATCAGTTGAACCGTGTGCAAAGCCGCCGTAGGCTTGATGCCACCCGCCTGCCGAATTGCATTGGTTAAATAGCGACCTGCTGGATTTTCGCCCGTGATCACCTCTTGTTGTGCCTGATTCTGGAACGAAGCGGTTTGAGTACTCTCCGTCGGAGCCGGAATTAACACTCGACCGGGTTGAAAGATCTCTCCAGAGACCGTCACCTGAACGGGTGCCCACTGGACTACTTTAACGCTCAAATCGAGAAATTCGGGTCGGAAAAATCCTTTTTTCACCAGCGCTTCCGCCAATTCTTTTTCGACCTGAGCAACTTCCAGCCCAGCGGCAGGACGGGGTTCCAGGAAAGGAATTTGCAACGTTCCATTCTGATCAACTTCGTATACACCGCTGATCCGAAAGCGACTATCCTGAGGAAGTTCATCGTCCAGCGGAGTCAACACCCGGATACGATCGCCCGGTGATAGCGGCAAGGCCCAACTGGGAAACCCTGCACTTGCCATCCATACCGTTGCAACCAGTACGAAGATCGGGGACTTTCTAATTAACATTATCACTTCAGTTTCTTACTGGAGTTTAGCTGATTCGCTAAACAAACGATGCAAGGATACGATAGAGACATTAATTATGAATATTCAATGAATTTGAGCGGCAACAGGAAGAAAATTACTAATTTAACCTTATGAGCATAGAGACGCAGAGAAAAAGGTGTGTGTTCTCCGCCGTCTCTGTAAAAGCTAAACCCCTTCCAGCTCAAGCTCAAATATTGATGCTGTTAGGAATTCGGGAAGGAAGCAAGTAGGGGTACGCAATGCCGCTGTTCGTCGATCGTTGCTGATCACGCGCTTTAATCGTCGCCTCAATCATTTCTAAATCGGCTTGGAATTGTTTCAGGATCTGGCGATCGCCACTATCCTTAAACTGAATCAGTTCAGAACTCCCAAACTGCCCCCAACGAATGCCACTCAGGGCAAATGCCAGGGCGATTTGTTCAACCTCTTCGTTGGCTGGCGGCAGCAACTCTTCCAGGCTGGCAGGAACATCGGGACGGCTATAAAGGGCAAACGGAGCATTGGGGACGTAACCGACATAATCAAACTGGCTAAAGTTCACTGCTGCATGCTGGGGACCACAGGTGAAGATAATTACTGTGGCAATATCAATCAGCTGTTGCAGGCTCAGTACTTCTCCTAGCTGACCGGGAGGAAATTCAGGGACACGCGGATAGGATGGCAAGTGTTCCAGGTTTAATCCGGTGCTATCAATCCAGCTTTTAGGCATCCAGGTGGGTGCCTGGGGAAACTGGGTTTGAGCCGGGGAAGCGTCTAGTGGATTGCTCAGTTCCGCTACCCAGG from Kovacikia minuta CCNUW1 carries:
- the ygfZ gene encoding CAF17-like 4Fe-4S cluster assembly/insertion protein YgfZ is translated as MAENLRDAQVQDQATFEPDLNVPVSFGNDDAALRAAKGGVALCDRSHWGRIQVLDSDRLSFLHNQSTNDFNSLKPGQGCDTIFVTSTARPIDLATAYVMEEEILVLISPTRREKIMTWLDRYIFFGDKVKLEDVTDQTAMFSLMGSESKALLETLGIAGIFDQPYATHKEYKLADQNVRIAVGSGLTLPGYTLIVGIEGAAALWQALRQAGAIPFGDRVWERLRIEQGRPAPDRELTEDYNAVEACLWQAISINKGCYIGQETIARLDTYKGVKQQIWGIHLNGAIDPGTIITLEDDKVGVLTSLTETEQGAFGLGYIRTKAGGAGLKVKVGNREGEVVEVPFLKRDRAVDTVSAG
- a CDS encoding polysaccharide biosynthesis/export family protein produces the protein MLIRKSPIFVLVATVWMASAGFPSWALPLSPGDRIRVLTPLDDELPQDSRFRISGVYEVDQNGTLQIPFLEPRPAAGLEVAQVEKELAEALVKKGFFRPEFLDLSVKVVQWAPVQVTVSGEIFQPGRVLIPAPTESTQTASFQNQAQQEVITGENPAGRYLTNAIRQAGGIKPTAALHTVQLIRGKQVKTFDLSGTFTGQPVPDMPLVAGDRVFVPAVTIPQNELVRPSQLTPSEIPIYLSNLTVPTTPNLGKGGQIVQLEYGTRFSQAVIAAGCAGGARVNAKRKAVLVRTDRLTGQTSVIDRPVEDLLKRTRNENENPFLMPQDGVVCYDSTVTNISKVLSIIGSIIFPFSLIPRLFQE
- a CDS encoding GumC domain-containing protein, with amino-acid sequence MTNEFPPISPAALASSADRQRGLRYLSVGIAINALIWGITLFLLKDSPQVYTSQWSVLLLGKEGRNPDYALSQGVSASQAKPPLIRESDIKTSYKIIATTDTVRKAAAAKVGITADQFGKPQVELVEGTALMNFAISGSTREEAQKKAYALHEALQERLTQLRLQQAEEEQAGFENALRISRKKLETAQLRLSDYKVKAGLASKDQLDQLASNIETLRRIRAEIAAQQQDASTRARQLAANLNVTSRLAADAFTLRADALFQQYLQQYSESTAKLTDLSVKFGPNHPLVVRETAKQAAIQQALQARAQAILGRALDATAMAQLNLGSSAQTETARESLFKAIVTNQTEQEGLTARIQELDRQLNYLENRLNVMAQNSQYLDALNRNMKIEESVFSSRLAGLDASTGDIFGSYPPIQLVADPDLPETGIVPRRQPYFRIALLLSLVSTLVLLGFWFRKTAAARYFLHRYKLSG